From Oreochromis aureus strain Israel breed Guangdong linkage group 4, ZZ_aureus, whole genome shotgun sequence, a single genomic window includes:
- the gys1 gene encoding glycogen [starch] synthase, muscle, with product MPLARSLSVTSLSGLEEWDEEFDLEDAILFEIAWEVANKVGGIYTVIQTKARLTSEEWGENYFLVGPYVESNVRTQVELIEPTNPALKRTIDKMNSSGCKVYFGRWLIEGSPYVVLIDIAFTAWSLDSWKSELWELCSIGVPWFDREANDAVLFGFLTAWLLGEFAAQCEQPAHVVAHFHEWLAGLGLVLCRQRQLPVATIFTTHATLLGRYLCAGNVDFYNKLAEFNVDKEAGDRQIYHRYCLERAAAHCAHVFTTVSQITAIEAEHLLKRKPDIVTPNGLNVKKFSAMHEFQNLHAQSKSRIQEFVRGHFYGHLDFNLDKCLFLFIAGRYEFSNKGADIFLEALARLNYLLRVNHSDVTVIAFFIMPARTNNFNVETLKGQAVRKQLWDTAQTVKERFGKKLYESLLVGQLPDVSKMLDKEDFTIMKRAIFATQRQCQPPICTHNMLEDSSDPILNCVRRIGLFNSSADRVKIIFHPEFLSSTSPLLPMDYEEFVRGCHLGVFPSYYEPWGYTPAECTVMGIPSISTNLSGFGCFMEEHIADPTAYGIYILDRRCRGVDESCNQLTSFLFQFCKQSRRQRIIQRNRTERLSDLLDWRYLGRYYIAARHMALAKAFPDTFIYEPQEASQTAGFRYPRPASVPPSPALSRHSSPHHSEAEDNEDDERYDEDLEAEKDKVNIRQPYTLPMKNKSIAIIGANGNGVEVTSEKN from the exons ATGCCGCTGGCTCGAAGCCTGTCTGTCACGTCCTTGTCAGGACTGGAGGAATGGGACGAGGAGTTTGATTTGGAGGATGCCATCCTTTTTGAAATAGCCTGGGAGGTTGCTAACAAAG TTGGAGGCATCTACACCGTCATCCAGACCAAAGCCCGTCTGACCTCAGAGGAATGGGGGGAGAACTATTTCCTGGTGGGTCCCTATGTGGAGAGCAACGTGCGCACTCAGGTGGAGCTGATCGAGCCCACAAACCCTGCGCTCAAGCGGACCATTGACAAGATGAACTCCAGTGGGTGTAAG gTCTACTTTGGCCGCTGGCTTATTGAAGGCAGTCCCTACGTTGTGCTCATTGATATCGCGTTCACCGCCTGGTCTTTAGACTCCTGGAAGAGCGAGCTGTGGGAGCTTTGTTCCATTGGTGTGCCGTGGTTTGACCGTGAGGCCAACGATGCGGTGCTGTTTGGTTTCCTGACCGCTTGGCTTCTGGGAGAG TTTGCAGCCCAGTGTGAGCAGCCTGCACACGTTGTGGCCCATTTCCATGAGTGGCTGGCAGGGCTGGGGCTGGTGTTGTGTAGACAGAGACAGCTTCCAGTGGCAACCATCTTCACCACACATGCTACACTCCTGGGGCGCTACCTGTGTGCTGGAAACGTGGACTTCTATAACAAACTAGCAGAG TTCAATGTCGACAAGGAAGCGGGCGATCGACAAATCTACCATCGCTACTGTTTGGAGCGTGCAGCGGCACACTGTGCCCACGTCTTCACTACAGTGTCTCAAATTACTGCAATCGAGGCAGAACACCTGCTCAAGAGGAAACCAG ATATCGTGACTCCCAACGGGCTCAACGTGAAAAAGTTCTCAGCTATGCACGAGTTTCAAAACCTCCACGCTCAGAGCAAGAGTCGGATTCAGGAGTTTGTCAGGGGACACTTCTATGG ACACCTCGACTTCAACCTGGACAAGTGTTTGTTCCTCTTCATCGCTGGGAGGTACGAATTCTCCAACAAAGGAGCCGACATCTTCTTGGAGGCTTTAGCCAGACTCAATTATCTACTGAGA GTCAACCACAGTGATGTGACAGTGATCGCATTCTTCATCATGCCAGCTCGGACGAACAACTTCAATGTGGAGACCTTGAAGGGCCAAGCAGTCAGGAAGCAGCTCTG GGATACTGCTCAGACTGTGAAGGAGCGCTTTGGAAAGAAACTTTATGAGTCACTTCTGGT TGGGCAGCTGCCAGATGTGTCGAAGATGCTGGACAAAGAGGATTTCACCATCATGAAGCGTGCCATCTTTGCCACTCAGAGGCAGTGCCAGCCTCCAATCTGCACTCACAACATGCTGGAGGACAGCAGCGACCCCATCCTCAACTGTGTTCGCCGCATCGGCCTTTTCAACAGCTCTGCTGACCGGGTCAAG ATTATCTTCCATCCCGAGTTCCTTTCATCcacctctcctcttcttccaaTGGATTACGAGGAATTTGTAAGAGGTTGCCACCTTGGCGTCTTTCCCTCTTACTATGAGCCCTGGGGCTACACACCTG CTGAGTGCACTGTCATGGGAATTCCATCAATCTCCACTAACCTGTCAGGTTTTGGCTGTTTCATGGAGGAACACATAGCAGACCCAACGGCATATG GTATCTACATCCTGGACCGCAGGTGTCGGGGAGTGGACGAGTCATGTAACCAGCTCACTTCCTTCCTGTTCCAGTTCTGCAAGCAGAGCCGGCGCCAGCGGATCATCCAGAGGAACCGCACTGAGCGTCTGAGCGATCTCTTGGACTGGAGATACCTCGGCAGG TATTATATAGCTGCCCGCCACATGGCCCTGGCTAAAGCCTTCCCTGACACCTTCATATATGAACCTCAGGAGGCATCCCAA ACCGCCGGTTTCCGTTACCCCCGACCAGCCTCAGTGCCACCATCTCCAGCCCTGTCCCGCCACTCCTCCCCGCACCACAGCGAGGCTGAAGACAACGAGGATGACGAGCGCTACGACGAGGACCTGGAGGCCGAAAAGGACAAGGTGAACATCCGCCAGCCCTACACCCTGCCTATGAAAAACAAGTCCATTGCCATCATCGGAGCCAACGGGAACGGCGTCGAGGTGACGAGCGAGAAAAACTGA
- the aspdh gene encoding putative L-aspartate dehydrogenase encodes MATDSSSLRIGVVGFGHLGQYLVERIHKDGPALGLTLGFVWNRNSGKLSGLVPSELILGDLSSFAERQCDVIIEVCHPQIVKEFGLQFLSQSHFMVGSPSALADPDLNQKLRQAAQKYGRTLYVPSGALWGGQDIQRLNDSGKLKALFIRMSKHPSCFRLTGDLLTDWTEGEGRRVLFRGSVAELCPLAPNNVNTMAAAAVAAGTLGFTGVQGEIVSDTALRDYHVVEVEVTGPDGFSVHTVRRNPAKLGAVTGSATYSSFWNSLLICKGHGGRVYLC; translated from the exons AGTTGTAGGATTTGGACATCTAG GTCAGTACCTAGTGGAGAGGATCCATAAAGATGGACCTGCCCTCGGTTTGACTCTGGGTTTTGTCTGGAACAGGAATTCTGGCAAGCTCAGTGGTTTAGTCCCCTCTGAACTCATACTCGGGGATCTATCGTCCTTTGCAGAAAG GCAATGCGATGTGATTATTGAAGTGTGCCATCCTCAGATAGTTAAAGAATTTGGGCTCCAGTTTCTGTCTCAGTCTCATTTCATG GTGGGCTCTCCATCTGCTCTCGCTGATCCTGATCTGAACCAGAAGTTGCGTCAGGCTGCTCAGAAGTATGGCAGGACTCTCTACGTCCCCAGTGGTGCATTATGGGGAGGCCAGGACATCCAGAGGCTGAATGACAGTGGGAAATTAAAG GCTTTGTTCATCAGAATGTCCAAGCATCCCTCCTGCTTTCGGCTGACAGGAGACCTCCTCACTGACTGGACGGAGGGAGAAGGCAGGCGTGTTTTGTTCAGAGGCTCCGTTGCAGAGTTGTGCCCACTCGCTCCTAACAATGTGAACACCATGGCGGCAGCAGCAGTGGCAGCAGGGACACTCGGCTTCACTGGTGTCCAGGGAGAGATTGTATCAGATACAGC GTTAAGAGACTACCATGTGGTGGAAGTAGAGGTGACTGGGCCTGATGGTTTCTCAGTACACACAGTGAGGAGGAATCCAGCTAAACTCGGGGCTGTTACTGGCAGCGCAACTTACAGCTCTTTCTGGAATAGTTTACTCA TTTGCAAAGGTCACGGGGGCAGAGTTTACCTGTGCTGA